The genomic window CGCCCCATGAGCAATAGCCTTCCTGATTGCCTCCTGATCAAAACCTGTTTGCGTTAAAGTTGATATCCTTATGCCCATAATATCGATAACAACGATATCAGATCCCTCTATCTCATGAGGATTGAAGGTGGAATCCAGGTCTGTGTCGCTGATAAGCTCAAAATCTACTCGGTCTCTGAGAAACGGGTATTCTTTCCAAATATTTTTTATTGCTTTGGCAACTGCCGGTGTCAAATAGTTTCCCACCAGGAAAGTATATTTTATACGCTCGGTTTCTCCTGCAAGAGAAGATGACAGGAAAGAAATACATACAATAAGCAGAGTTAAAACTGTGTATCTTCTCATTCATCGTCACCCCTAAAAAGTTAATAATTATTTAATCTTGCGCAGTATACCAGATCAGGTCTTCAGCAGCTTTTCAGATTCTGGCGCAACATTTATGAAATTGAATACCATAATCTCTTACTCGCCCTTTTTAATCGTGCGAGAGCAGACATCTGTTGCGTATTTCCACTTCACATGGTCACCCTCTTTCAGTATGCATTTATTTGCAAAGGACGTCGCATGTTTACCATTAATATCGTAGTACCAAACCTTATCTCCAACTCGTCCTACTACGTTATCAATTGATGTCACGAGAAAATATTCCTCCTTGTATTCTGATTCGACCTTTGCAACAGCCTGGAGCGCCTCCAGGGCAGTAATACCCCGTTTCCATTGTATCTCTACTTTACGGTTCTGGTGTAATCCACCATAATCAACTTCTACGGTTACCTTTTGACTGGCACAAAATGCAATTGGTAAAAAAACGAAAAAGACAAATATTCCTGTTATCCAATTTAATCGCTTCATTTTTTTCTTCCTCCTTTAAAATTTAAATTCAAATCCTCCATACGCTGTAAAACCAAGCGAACTAAAACCGGTTACTTCT from Candidatus Brocadia sp. includes these protein-coding regions:
- a CDS encoding DUF4430 domain-containing protein — its product is MKRLNWITGIFVFFVFLPIAFCASQKVTVEVDYGGLHQNRKVEIQWKRGITALEALQAVAKVESEYKEEYFLVTSIDNVVGRVGDKVWYYDINGKHATSFANKCILKEGDHVKWKYATDVCSRTIKKGE